In Limanda limanda chromosome 21, fLimLim1.1, whole genome shotgun sequence, a genomic segment contains:
- the LOC133028150 gene encoding kelch-like protein 10 — MNSIILSSGGWSEGNPICDIEAYDFSADLWINLPGKLEHPRAYHGTVFLNGYVYFLGGFDRVEYFNSVVRLDLETHIWQEVAPMHYRRCYVSVTVLDGFIYALGGSDGRRRHNTAERYCPETNQWTQIATMDLVRSDASCTVLHGKIYMCGGFTGTECLKTAEIYDPETNQWTMTSPMRISRSGLSAAAYNNKIYVVGGCDGQSRLSSAESYNLQTNTWHQLSPMLTCRSNFCLDVIQDRLYVVGGYDGASTTQMAEVYNPRTNAWSDITMPDFPRSGASSCVVTGIFNMANYTLSRDSLPY; from the exons ATGAATTCCATCATTTTGTCCAGTGGAGGCTGGAGCGAGGGCAATCCAATCTGCGATATTGAGGCCTATGATTTCTCTGCCGACCTTTGGATCAACCTCCCAGGCAAGCTGGAGCATCCTCGGGCCTATCACGGCACAGTCTTCCTCAATGGTTATGTCTACTTTCTCGGTGGCTTTGACAGAGTGGAGTATTTTAACAGCGTGGTCAGGTTGGACCTGGAGACACACATCTGGCAGGAGGTGGCGCCGATGCACTACCGCCGCTGCTACGTGAGCGTAACCGTGCTGGACGGGTTCATCTATGCCCTCGGCGGCTCTGACGGAAGGCGTCGACACAACACTGCAGAGCGCTACTGTCCCGAAACCAACCAGTGGACACAGATTGCAACCATGGACTTGGTGAGGAGCGACGCCAGCTGCACAGTACTGCATGGCAAG ATATACATGTGTGGTGGTTTCACCGGGACCGAGTGCCTGAAGACGGCTGAAATTTACGATCCAGAAACCAACCAGTGGACAATGACCAGCCCTATGAGAATTAGTCGAAGTGGACTCAGTGCTGCTGCATATAATAACAAAATCTATGTA gttGGTGGCTGTGACGGTCAATCCCGTCTGTCATCTGCTGAGTCCTACAACCTCCAGACCAACACCTGGCACCAGCTGAGCCCCATGTTGACTTGCCGTAGTAACTTTTGCCTCGATGTGATACAAGACAGGTTATATGTCGTTGGGGGCTATGATGGCGCCTCCACCACTCAAATGGCAGAGGTCTATAATCCTCGCACTAACGCATGGTCTGACATCACTATGCCAGACTTCCCCCGCAGTGGAGCAAGCTCCTGTGTTGTGACCGGAATCTTCAACATGGCTAACTACACATTATCTCGAGACTCACTGCCATATTAA